Part of the Sinorhizobium terangae genome is shown below.
GATATTGCCGAGCGGCGGTCCGCCCTCTCCGTCCGAGAGATAAAAATCGTTGAGGCCGAAGGTCTTCTGGTAGACCGAGTCGTTGCGATACCAGGGGCTGAGCGCGATGACCGCGCTTGAATTGTGGTTCATGAAGTTGCGGCCAACCTGATCGGAGCGGTTCGCAAGCCCCGTCGGGTTGCGACTATCCGCAGAGCGCAACAGCAGCACGGCCGACTGCACCGCCCCGGCGGAAAGTATGACGAGCCGTGGCGACACGGCTCGCTCCACGCCATCCTGGACGTAGTAGACGGTCTCGATGGTCTTGCCGTCCGGCGCCGTCGCCAGCCGGGTAACACGCGAACCGATCTGCAACTTGACATTCGGGTATTCCAGCGCCGTCGTCAGCGCCGCGGTCTCGGCATCCATCTTGCCGTCAAAGCTGTTCGGATGCGCGTCCCAGGGCGTCTTCGCTTTGGCGAGCCAGCGTTCGATGTCGATGCCGAGCGGCAGCGAATAGGGATGCAGGCCGTTTCGCCACAGACGCTTGCGGACGCTAGCGATCGGCGGCTCGTCCGCAACGGGGCCGTAGCTGTAGGTGTTTGAGTGGTAAGGCTCGGTCGGGTCTTCGCCGAGGACGCCGCGCACCTGATAGAGCGCCTCCGCCTTGGAATACCACGGCTCCAGCTCTTCGTACGGAAACGGCCACGCGGGGGAGACGCCGTCGAGATGCTGCATCTCCTCGAAATCCTCACGGCGGTAACGGGTGAGCACAGCGCCGTAGAATTTCGAGTTGCCCCCGACATTGTAGTAGTTGCCCGGGTTGAAGCCGAGGCCGCCCGCCTCGTACCAGGTCTCTTTCGGCCGGAAATGCCCGCGCTGGAAGATCGCCCGCTGATCCCGGTTTTCCGGACGGTCCTCGATGTGAACGCCCGCCTCGAGGATCAGGATCTCGGCGCCCGACGGGGCAAGGCCCGCCGCGACGGTCGCGCCGCCGATTCCAGATCCGACGATGACGATATCCGGTTGGCCTGCCATGCTCATGCGATCCGCATCTCACTCTGCGGGTCGAAGAACACCGCCTTGTCGAGGTTGAAGGCGAGCCGCGACGTTTGACCCGGCGCGATACGCGCATCGGCGCGCAGCCGCGCGACGATCTCCTTGCCGCCGAGACGAGTGACCGCAAAGGTGTCGGAGCCGGCCGGCTCTACCACTTCGATCAGGCAGTCGCCCTCGGCGATGAACTTCGCATTGCGGTCGGCGCCGTCCGGATCGGTCAGGGCTTCCGGACGAATGCCGAACACCACGTCCTTGCCGGCATAGGCCGAAAGCGCGCCATTATGGGGCACCGCGAGCTTCAGGGGCTCGCTGTTCGGCCGCTCCAAAGTCACCGCGACGTTCGCTCCTGCCGCCTCGATCCGGGCCTTCAGCAGGTTCATCGCCGGCGATCCCATGAAGTCCGCGACAAACATGTTGGCGGGGTTGTTGTAGATTTCGGACGGCGTTCCGAACTGCTGCAGCACGCCGTCGCGCAGGACGGCGATCTTCGTGGCGAGTGTCATCGCCTCGATCTGATCATGCGTCACGTAGACGATCGTCGTCTTCATGCGGTTGTGCAGGCGCTTGATCTCGGTACGCATGTCGACGCGGAGCTTCGCGTCGAGGTTCGACAGCGGCTCGTCGAAGAGGAAGACCTGCGGATTGCGCACCAGCGCGCGGCCCATGGCAACGCGCTGGCGCTGGCCGCCCGAGAGCTGGCTCGGTTTGCGGTCGAGCAGGTGGCCGATCTGCAGCATGTCGGCAACCTGCTTGATCGCCTTCTCGCGCTCCTCCTTCGGCACGCCGCGGATCTCCATGCCGAAGGCGATGTTTCCGGCAACCGTCATGTTCGGATAGAGCGCGTAGGACTGGAACACCATGGCGATGTCGCGCTTCGATGGGTGCAGCCCCGAGACCGACCGGCCGTTGATGGCGATGTCGCCCGCGGTAATCGGTTCCAGACCCGCGATCGTGTTCAGGAGGGTCGACTTGCCGCAGCCAGACGGGCCGACGAGCACGAGAAACCCGCCCCTTTCGATCTCGATATTGATGTCCTTGAGAATCTCCAGTGAGCCGTAGGACTTGCGCAGGTTGCTGATTTTCAAGAATGACATGAGCTTATCCTTTCACGGCACCGGACATCAGCCCGCGAACGAAGTAGCGGCCGGACACGATGTAGACGATGAGCGTTGGCAGGGCGGCGAGAATCGCGCCCGCGAAGTGAACGTTGTATTCCTTGACGCCTGTCGACGAGCTCACGAGGTTGTTGAGCGCGACCGTCATCGGCGTCGAGAACGGACCCGAGAACGAGGCGCCGAACAGGAAGTCGTTCCAGATATTGGTGAACTGCCAGATGACCGACACGACGATGATCGGACCGGAGGACGGCAGCATGATCCGCCGGAAGATCTGGAAGAAGCCGGCGCCGTCGATCTGCGCTGCGCGCACCAGTTCGGTCGGGAAGGCCTCGTAGTAGTTGCGGAAATAGAGCGTCGTGAAGCCGATGCCATAGACCACATGCACGAGGATCAGTCCCCAGATCGACCCTGCGAGGCCGAGGACGCCGAGGATGCGCGCCATCGGGATCAGCACGATCTGGAACGGGATGAAGCAGGAGAGCAGCAGCATGCCGAAGAAGATGTTGGCACCCGGGAAGCGCCATTTTGTCAGGACGTAACCGTTGAGCGCACCGACGATCGTCGAGATCGCGACGGCCGGAACCACCATCAGGATCGAGTTGATGAAGAAGGGGCGAAGGCCCGTCGGCTGGACGCCGATCTGCGCCGTCGACCAGGCCGAAAGCCAGGGCTCGACCGTCCAGGTCTGCGGCAGGTTCAGCATGCCGCCCTGGCGGATCTCGTCGAGCGGCTTCAGGGAATTCACCACCATCACGTAGAGCGGCAGCAGAGAATAGAGCGCGAAGACGATGAGCGCTGTGTAGATCAACGCCCGTGTGAGACGGTTGTGCGAGATGACATTGTCTGGGCTGGGGGCGCGCATCAGCGTTTTCCTCCCCGGATTTCGGAATAGAGGTAAGGAATGATGATCGAGAAGATCATGACCAGCATGATGATCGCCGAGGATGCGCCGATGCCCATCTGGTTGCGGGTAAACGTGTAGGAATACATGAAGGTCGCCGGTAGCTCGGTCGCCTGTCCCGGCCCGCCGCCCGTCAGCGCGACGATCAGGTCATAGGCCTTGATCGCGAGATGCGCGAGAACGACGAAGGCTGAGAGGAAGACGGGCCGCATCAGGGGAATGATGATCCGGCGATAGATGGTCATGGTCGCAGCCCCATCGATCTGCGCCGCCTTGATGATCTCATTGTCGACGCCGCGGAGGCCAGCGAGGAACATCGCCATGATGAAGCCGGTCGATTGCCAGACCGCGGCGATGACGACGCAGTAGATCGCGTAGTTGCGGTCCTTGATCCAGTTGAAGGAAAAGCTCTCCCAGCCCCAGAGATGCATCGTGTTCTCAAGCCCGATGCCGGGATCGAGGAACCATTTCCAGGCCGTTCCCGTGACGATGAAGGAAAGCGCCATCGGATAGAGGTAGATCGGCCGAAGAAACCCTTCCGCCCTGATCTTCTGGTCGAGCAGGATGGCGAGCGCGAGGCCGAGCACCGAGCAGATGACGATGTAGAGCGACGCGAAGATCGCCAGGTTGCTGACCGCCCGCCACCAGTGCGGCAGCGCCCAGAGCCGGCTGTAATTCAACAGGCCGACGAAATTGTAGGACGGCAGCATCTTGCTGTCCGTCATCGACAGGAAACCGGTATAGGCTATGAAGCCATAGACGAACACCAGGACGATGAGAAAGCTGGGGGCGAGCACGAGCTTGGGCAAAAGCTCCTGCAGCCGGGTGCGGCTATCCATGTTTGTTACCACCGTATCGTTTCGTTCGTGCTGCGGATCTGTCCCTCACCCTAGCGCTCTCCTCGCCAGCGGGGAGAGGGGACGAAGGTGCCGCAGCTTGCCTCCGATCCCAAAGGGACAGGGAACGCTAGAGCTCGCCGCCTAGTCCCTTCTCCCCGCGAGCGGGGAGAAGGTGCCGGCAGGCGGATGAGGGGCAATCCCTCCTTGCGTCGCTTACTTCGCGGCCTCGACCGCAGCGGCAAGTTCCTTCACCGCGTCTTCCGAGCTGAGCTCGCCGTTGAACTGGCGGGTCACGACGTCGTAGATCGCGTTCTTGACGGCGGCCGGATTGGCATGGCCGTGGGCCATGGAGCCGTAGAGCGTGCCGTTGGCGTTTGCTTCGGCGAGGTCCTTGATCCCCTTCTTGCCGCAGGCGTCGAAGTCGGTGTCCGGAACGTCGGTACGGGCCGGAACGGATCCCTTGACGACGTTGAAGGCCGACTGGAAGGTCGGGCTTTCGATGGCGGAAGCCATCTGCAGCTGGGCCGGAACCTTGTCATCCGAGACCTTGAACATCGCGAACTGGTCGGAGTTGAAGGTGACGGACCCTTGAGTTCCCGGGAAACGGATGCAGACGAAATCGGTGCCCGGCACCTTCTTCGCCTTCAGGAATTCGCCCTTCGCCCAGTCGCCCATGAACTGCAGGCCGGCCTTGTTCTCGATGACCATGGCCGAAGCAAGATTCCAGTCGCGGCCGGAGAAGTTATCGTCGACATAGGAGCGGAGCTTCGTCATGCGGTCGAAGGCTTCCTTCATCTTGTCGCTACCGAGCGCTGCCGGATCGAGGTCGATGAAGGCCTGCTTGTAGAAGTCGTTGCCGAGCGAGAGCACGACGGCATCGAAGATCGTCGCATCCTGCCAGGGCTGGCCACCATGAGCGACCGGCGTGATGCCCTGCTCCTTGAACTTGTCGAGCAGGGCGATCAGCTCATCCCAGTTCGTCGGCTCCTTGCCGCCGGCCTTGTCGAGGGCGGCCTTGTTGATCCAGACCCAGTTCGTCGAATGGACGTTGACCGGTGCGGCGATCCAGTGGCCGTCATACTTCGAGAATTGCTGCAGCGCGGACGGAACGACCTTGTCCCAGCCTTCCTTGCCGGCGATGTCGTCGAGGTTGCCGAGCGCGCCTTCCTTGGCCCAGTCGAGAATGTCGAAGCCAAGCATCTGCACCGCCGTCGGAGCGTTACCGGCGGTGACGCGGGCGCGAAGCACGGTCATGGCTTCCGTGCCGCCGCCGCCGGCGACCGGCATGTCGGTCCAGCCGATGCCCTTGCCTTCCAGGTCCTTTTTCAGAACGTCGAGTGCCGCAGCCTCGCCGCCGGACGTCCACCAGTGCAACACTTCCACGTTCTCTGCTGCGCGCACGGCCGTCGCCGCCAACATCAGTGCTGCAACAGCCGTCGTCGTCATCAACTTGCGCATCGTTATCCTCCCGTTTGCAAGTTACCGAAGCGGAATCTCCTCCCGCTTTATTCGATGCCGCCCGTTCTCCCCGGACGGCAATGGGCCTGCGGCATGCGCCGCCCGGCCAATTTAAAACGTTACAAATACAGCCAAGTCAAGCGCACAAGCCCTTTCTGATGCTTTGCCAGCCAAACCAACTGAATTTGCTGGATTATACGGCAACACCGACATGGTGCAACGCAACAAATCCGGCTCCTTCTATCCATTTAAAACGTTTTCATCATACGATTGCCTAATGGTTCGCGTCACGTTACAAAGCCGCTCTTGATCGTTCGCAGGAAGGAACCCTTGGCCGCTCGCTCCAAACCCGTCAGTTCCGGCAACGGCCCGGCAAAAGGCCGCGGCAAGCCGACCCTGCGCACCATAGCGGACATTACCGGCCTTGCCGTCACGACGGTGTCGCGGGCGCTCGCCAACGCCCCGCAAATCTCCATCGAGACGCGCAACCGCGTTCGCCAGGTGGCGCTCGATATCGGCTACTCGCCGGACCGTGCGGCCCAACGCTTGAAAACCGGCCGCACCAACGTCATTGCGGTCCTGCTCGAGCCCCATGAGGAAATACTCGGATACGGAACCTCCGTCATGGCCGGCATCGCCAAGGCGCTGCAGGGCACGTCGTATCACCTGATCGTCATGCCGAATTTCCTGAATTCGGCGAACATCGATGCGATCAACTACATCATTCGCAACAGCATGGCGGACGGCTTGATCTTCTCGCGTACGGAGCCGCTCGATGCCCGCGTCATGCTGCTCTCCGAAAACGGCTTCCCTTTCGTCACGCACGGCCGCACCGAACTCGCGACGCCGCATCCCTTCGTCGACTACGACAATTTCACCTTCGCCTACGAAGCGACGCGCCGGCTGATCGCCAAGGGACGGCGCAGGCTGGCGCTGATCAGCGGACCCGCCGGCTACACCTTCGCCGGCCATATCCAGCACGGCTTCATGACCGCAGTGCGCGAGGCCGGCTGCGCCTATGAGATCCTTTCCGACATCGACCTCGACAGCCCGGCGGGCGCGATCCGCGACCGCATCCGCCGGCGCTACGCCGAGAAGGACCCGCCGGACGGTTTTGCCTGCGGCGGCGAGGTCTGCGCGCTTGCGACGATTACCGGCATGACCGACTGCGGCCTGACGCTTGGGCTCGAATACGACATCGTCGCCAAGCAGACGTCGCAGCTTTTGAGCGCGATCCAGCCACGGGTCGACACGATCTACGAAGACCTGACCGCAACCGGCGAGCATATGGGCCGCATCCTGCTGCGCCGCATTGCCGGCAGCACCGACGTCAACGAACTGCAGTTGCTGCTGAGCCCCGAGCTTCCCTTCGAGACGCAACCGGCGAGCGTGGCTGACTGAACCCGGCGCGACAGGCCGGCGCGCACGGGAGTGCGAAAATCGCCTCCCGCTCCACTTCGCGCTTGCCGTCCGTGTCCGCATGTCAGCTCTCCTCCCAATCCGGCTTCAGCGCGGCATCCACCAGTTGGTGCGCTGGCCGATATGCATGTTGAGCGTCTTGGTTTCGGTGTAATCCTCGACCGCGTGACGTCCGAGTTCACGGCCAAGGC
Proteins encoded:
- a CDS encoding GMC oxidoreductase, producing the protein MAGQPDIVIVGSGIGGATVAAGLAPSGAEILILEAGVHIEDRPENRDQRAIFQRGHFRPKETWYEAGGLGFNPGNYYNVGGNSKFYGAVLTRYRREDFEEMQHLDGVSPAWPFPYEELEPWYSKAEALYQVRGVLGEDPTEPYHSNTYSYGPVADEPPIASVRKRLWRNGLHPYSLPLGIDIERWLAKAKTPWDAHPNSFDGKMDAETAALTTALEYPNVKLQIGSRVTRLATAPDGKTIETVYYVQDGVERAVSPRLVILSAGAVQSAVLLLRSADSRNPTGLANRSDQVGRNFMNHNSSAVIALSPWYRNDSVYQKTFGLNDFYLSDGEGGPPLGNIQLLGRVSGAILKANMPSMPEWLLNQVSGHAIDFYAMSEDLPSPESRIMVDGDRVVLQWVRTNWQAHLNLVSKLKKVLRQAGFPVVLARAFDKRTPSHQCGTVRIGKDPNEAPLDVYCRAFDHPNLFVVDAGFLPTSAAVNPALTVAAQALRVADHIAKEDLRS
- a CDS encoding ABC transporter ATP-binding protein — its product is MSFLKISNLRKSYGSLEILKDINIEIERGGFLVLVGPSGCGKSTLLNTIAGLEPITAGDIAINGRSVSGLHPSKRDIAMVFQSYALYPNMTVAGNIAFGMEIRGVPKEEREKAIKQVADMLQIGHLLDRKPSQLSGGQRQRVAMGRALVRNPQVFLFDEPLSNLDAKLRVDMRTEIKRLHNRMKTTIVYVTHDQIEAMTLATKIAVLRDGVLQQFGTPSEIYNNPANMFVADFMGSPAMNLLKARIEAAGANVAVTLERPNSEPLKLAVPHNGALSAYAGKDVVFGIRPEALTDPDGADRNAKFIAEGDCLIEVVEPAGSDTFAVTRLGGKEIVARLRADARIAPGQTSRLAFNLDKAVFFDPQSEMRIA
- a CDS encoding carbohydrate ABC transporter permease, which encodes MRAPSPDNVISHNRLTRALIYTALIVFALYSLLPLYVMVVNSLKPLDEIRQGGMLNLPQTWTVEPWLSAWSTAQIGVQPTGLRPFFINSILMVVPAVAISTIVGALNGYVLTKWRFPGANIFFGMLLLSCFIPFQIVLIPMARILGVLGLAGSIWGLILVHVVYGIGFTTLYFRNYYEAFPTELVRAAQIDGAGFFQIFRRIMLPSSGPIIVVSVIWQFTNIWNDFLFGASFSGPFSTPMTVALNNLVSSSTGVKEYNVHFAGAILAALPTLIVYIVSGRYFVRGLMSGAVKG
- a CDS encoding carbohydrate ABC transporter permease gives rise to the protein MDSRTRLQELLPKLVLAPSFLIVLVFVYGFIAYTGFLSMTDSKMLPSYNFVGLLNYSRLWALPHWWRAVSNLAIFASLYIVICSVLGLALAILLDQKIRAEGFLRPIYLYPMALSFIVTGTAWKWFLDPGIGLENTMHLWGWESFSFNWIKDRNYAIYCVVIAAVWQSTGFIMAMFLAGLRGVDNEIIKAAQIDGAATMTIYRRIIIPLMRPVFLSAFVVLAHLAIKAYDLIVALTGGGPGQATELPATFMYSYTFTRNQMGIGASSAIIMLVMIFSIIIPYLYSEIRGGKR
- a CDS encoding ABC transporter substrate-binding protein translates to MRKLMTTTAVAALMLAATAVRAAENVEVLHWWTSGGEAAALDVLKKDLEGKGIGWTDMPVAGGGGTEAMTVLRARVTAGNAPTAVQMLGFDILDWAKEGALGNLDDIAGKEGWDKVVPSALQQFSKYDGHWIAAPVNVHSTNWVWINKAALDKAGGKEPTNWDELIALLDKFKEQGITPVAHGGQPWQDATIFDAVVLSLGNDFYKQAFIDLDPAALGSDKMKEAFDRMTKLRSYVDDNFSGRDWNLASAMVIENKAGLQFMGDWAKGEFLKAKKVPGTDFVCIRFPGTQGSVTFNSDQFAMFKVSDDKVPAQLQMASAIESPTFQSAFNVVKGSVPARTDVPDTDFDACGKKGIKDLAEANANGTLYGSMAHGHANPAAVKNAIYDVVTRQFNGELSSEDAVKELAAAVEAAK
- a CDS encoding LacI family transcriptional regulator; translated protein: MAARSKPVSSGNGPAKGRGKPTLRTIADITGLAVTTVSRALANAPQISIETRNRVRQVALDIGYSPDRAAQRLKTGRTNVIAVLLEPHEEILGYGTSVMAGIAKALQGTSYHLIVMPNFLNSANIDAINYIIRNSMADGLIFSRTEPLDARVMLLSENGFPFVTHGRTELATPHPFVDYDNFTFAYEATRRLIAKGRRRLALISGPAGYTFAGHIQHGFMTAVREAGCAYEILSDIDLDSPAGAIRDRIRRRYAEKDPPDGFACGGEVCALATITGMTDCGLTLGLEYDIVAKQTSQLLSAIQPRVDTIYEDLTATGEHMGRILLRRIAGSTDVNELQLLLSPELPFETQPASVAD